The DNA window CCCACCATCAAAAGTGCCTATGATGGACGCTAAAGCATCAGAATTGGACCTTGCAGCAATGGAATAAGATTTCTTGACCTAATGAATCCCATTTTCAGTTGCATCATGGTGTCAAGCACTCTTGGGAAGCATTGGACTGACAAGTGTAATCCAAGCCTACGTAGCTTGATATGCAGCAGGactatatagatatatatatagacacacacacacgttaagGGTGTTAGATAAAGATAAATAGCTCGGATAACACACTAcctttaaaaatacaataaaacaaaacgTAATGTACTTAAGTTACTGTACATCggtaaaaatataaaatcgaaaatgtttaatattgtttttGTGGCTGTCATTAAAGCAGGACGTAATGTTCGTCCTTAAAAAATTTTTGCGCAGTCTCTTATTTACAGTTAAAGGTGTCATTGATAGTGGCCGCCGCATGGTGTCGCTGTGACATACGCAGGAAGCTTAGCGCCGGAAGACACCGGGGCGCCATCGTGTAAGTCGGCCAGTAAGCACGGTGAATATGCTTTAGAAAATAGCCCAGTTTTACTGATAATAGTCAATGCAGCAAGATCCGTGGATACCATACGCAGCTGCATCAATAGAAATAATATAGTGCGGCGTAATGATAATGTCTGGATACTTCAAAATACAATACGTTTGGCGTAGATTGCCTGGCCGATACACTAATGTAATGCGAAATGAGGCATATTTACAGAAAAGTTTATGGAAGAGACCTTTTCATACAAAAGTAAGTTTTAAGATAAAACATAATAGCAAAAATGCTCGAAACATGCAAGCGCAAGTTTAGCGCAAGAAATTCAATTTACATTAAATCGTACAATTATCCTGCTACCGTAAATACATGTACTTATGTTGGTTTGAATTCTGTCGAATGTTTGGCTTCTGCGCAGGTAACTAAGGACTCCAGTGGTCTTCCCGTGGTTCATCACAGTAAATATGTGTGCGACATCCCAGCAAACCACAGATTTCCCATGGGAAAGTTCCCGAAGATACTACTCTTTCTATTAAGGGATCAAATAATAACTGATAAACAGGTGAGAGAGTAGATGATTATGTCTGTAGAACAACTGAATGTCTGAATTAATAGTAAGGCACTCATCCGTATATATTTCTTAAGGTATGGACTCCTGATCTAGTTTCAGAAGAGCTACTTGCCCTTGTGCACACAGAGGAATACGTGGATAAGTTCATACATGGAAAGACTAGCCCAGAAGAGCAGAAGAGGACGGGCTTTTCCTGGAGTGACGGTCTTGCCACACGGTGCCGATATGAAACAGGTGGGGTATCCAGACAAAGGGCCTGACCTACCTTTCAGGTAAATATCCATTCATGTGTGGTTACGTGTCTTGGCCCAGGTGGTACGGTTCTGGCAGCAGGGATTGCTCTGCAAAGAGGACTTGCTTGCAGTACGGCAGGGGGAACGCATCATGCCTTCCCCAGCTATGGGGCAGGATTCTGTCTTATCAATGACCTGGCTGTGGCTGCCAAATACTGGATGGAGGAATCCTCACAGAAGAGGAAGGTCCTCATCGTGGATTTGGACGTGCATCAGGTTTAGCCCATAGATGCCGCAGAGGCCAGCTGTCTCCTTACCTTACGGGGCTCTTTAGGGCGAGGGCAGGTTCCTCACCAGACTCCTGCTGTTGTCCTTCCTAAAGGGGGATGGCACGGCCTACATCTTCAGGGAGGAACCTGATGTATTTACTTTCTCCATGCATTGTGGGAGCAACTTCCCCGTAAGGAAGCAGCAGAGCGACCTGGATGTCTCCCTGAAGGATGGGTTAGAGGATAAAATGTACCTCGCAACTGGTAAGTTATAACTGTGACTGGGGGTAGAAGCAATGTAGGGAGAATTTCCCAAAGGGTATTAAAAGCACAGTCAGTTACATAATAAACGTAGTCTAATATACATTATTTGTAGAGAAAGGTAGTACAAGAGTATATATGCTGTACTTAACTATTTAAAATTGTGCATGAGTTTCTAAACATTTCTCTCACAGACCAAAGACATGGGAGGACAAGGTCACTTAGTATGGGAATTTGAGTAAATACATGTAATTATTGAAAATATGCATGGCTAAATTGTCCTTctaaatacaacaaaattgATGTGTGAGCATCTCTGACTGATTCCAGAAACACCACGTAACACACCTTTCCAGTAAACACGCCCCGCAATACTAAGACCATTATTTGCTGGTTTTGGAGGCAGTCCAAGCTTACCTGCCCAGTATACTGGACAGCTTCCGGCCCGACCTGGTCCTGTATGATGCTGGAGTGGACCCTCACTGGGACGACGAGCTTGGGAAACTTCGCCTGACAGACCAAGGTGAGGAACACTTGCACAAGAATCAGTGCATCAGTTTCAGAACTCATGATGAGCTGCGGAGCTAAACCAGGCACTCGGatggatctcctgtttactttCTACCTGCATCTCTAGGTCTGTATCAGAGAGACCTGTTTGTGATTGACACAACGGTGTCCAGAGGCATTCCAGTGGCTGCTGTCATTGGAGGGGGATACTGCAATGACACTGATCGCCTGGCACTCAGACACTCAATCCTCCACAGAGTCGCAGCACAGGTGCATCCCGTCGTGTGCTACTGCTGATTAGCATGTCAGTAATGCACATTTTTAGCACTGTCATAATTTGGTTAATGTATAATGAGACGCATCAGTTTAATGGTGCAATGTCAACCTGTGTTTTTCCTATATTTTAGGTGTGGAAAAAGCGGAGCTTATAATGACCTCAATCACACCAATGAAAGCAAAGAGCAGCAAAACTACATGAACTTTCTCATGTGTGCTACCTTTATGCAGTAAGCCATTACATCACCAAACCTGCTACAGGACTGATTGCTGGAAAATAGTTTTTGTCAGTTTAGGTAGTTACTGTACATTGTGTAAATCTGTCAGAAACAGCCCAAAATATAAATGAAGTCCAATACATAATACTTATATAGATGCGTACATACGTTCAAAGCCTTTATCGGCTGTTAACATTTTGTGGTTGAATCCATGTATAAGCCTCACAGGTTTGTTTTAAACATCAAAATTCATTTATTTGGcaataaatacacatattaaaataaatgttgaaCAAGGGAAACCTGTCAGACCTTTTAAAATTGTCTGGCAAAAAGGAGGAGACATTCATTGGTCACATCACAGCACGactgcaaaaacaaacagatgATTCAAGTGTTTGGACCCAACATGCAAGCGAATGTAGCAGCGACACCTACGACAACACAGCTTGGCAGCGGAGAAGTGCTTTGTGGCAAATATTTTCTAGCAACTCTACCAGCAGTACAGACTCGCCAGCTGTTCAGTTTAACACTAAGACAAAGGTCACAAAATGataaatgacttttaaaaacaGTTACTTAGTATTCAGATTGCTAAGGTTTTGCTCACATGGTCCAGTACTGAGCATATGTGCAACACAACGCAGGTTCTGGGAAACTGCACAAGGTTAGGGGCTGTTCTACTCAACAAATGCCTGCAGATCTATAGCAAACGTTCCAGTCAGTCTCTTTGGCTAAACCTAAAACCAGGCTAAAACTACACATTTCTCAAATACACAAATCTACAACTACAAAGTGCACTGTATAAGTATTTGTTCTTTTGATAGCAGCCTATTTTGGATCCTTGGCAAAAACATCTAacagtatattattattatttatattactgTTGATGACAAACCATAATGCACACTTTGAATGAGGTTCCCCCTTACCTCAGTGAGGCAGGCTGCCTATattgcagaagaaaaaaaaaatcactacagTGGATGGTATCAGTTAATCTAATAAATAGGCAACAAACTTCTGTAATAAATCCACAGCTTGGTAGACTCTCAGAAATAATCGTGTCCCAGGTTTATAGCTGTGCAAGGAATAACTTTATCACAATGTCTTCATCACACTGCACTTCATCACTCAGAACATTTCAAGGCAATCATAAGATTTTGTCAcataaataactttaaaaaacgacacaaacacacacccgcACAGGATTCTAAATTACTAAAACTTATTCTGCATTTTTGGTAAATGCTCAGTGACTTACAAGTGAGTTTCCATACGAAAACGAAATTTAAAGGAGAGCTTATTGTTACTCAGTGTTTAAAATGTTGATTCCAGGTAGCAATTCCCAAAACACAACATAGTCTGAAAACAGGTGTATTCGCACATGTTCTTAGAgtgaaatttaaaaacatttaaaatgtaatactggcttggaaaataaatttttaaaatacatagaTACTGCAGCCTAGTGTTAGACCTTCCAGACCTCAACCTTCTCGGCCACCACACACCAGTTGGCATGGTCAAAATAGCTCTGAAGGACGTGGAGCTCCTCGACATGCTTCTCGATGAGCTCGAGAAGCTCCCCTTCTCTGAATACGTGGTAGTAGCGCAGGCAGGAGCCCAGAGCCTCAGTGTTGCtccattcattcatctcctCTCCAAGGcgctctgtgctgcctgaccACTGTGAGGAGCTCTCCTCTGGGCCTACAGGCTGCTCAGTCCTGGTGGCCCCTGTGGAGCTCTCCTTCTGATGCGTGATCAGGTCCGGTAGGGGCACGGACCCACAGCCATGCATGATGGTGCCAGAAGAAACGTGCTTCTCTGGGCCGACGCCAGCGTTGGTGCCGTCGCCGATCCTCTCTGGTTGGTTCCCGAGGTCTGTCGTTGAGCCGAAGACATCATCCTCGGAGCTGTACCGCGATGAGGAGGAGAAGAGGCTGGAGACCTGCCTGATGAGACCCATCCCGCGGC is part of the Paramormyrops kingsleyae isolate MSU_618 chromosome 17, PKINGS_0.4, whole genome shotgun sequence genome and encodes:
- the hdac12 gene encoding uncharacterized protein SYNPCC7002_A1628 translates to MIMSGYFKIQYVWRRLPGRYTNVMRNEAYLQKSLWKRPFHTKVTKDSSGLPVVHHSKYVCDIPANHRFPMGKFPKILLFLLRDQIITDKQVWTPDLVSEELLALVHTEEYVDKFIHGKTSPEEQKRTGFSWSDGLATRCRYETGGTVLAAGIALQRGLACSTAGGTHHAFPSYGAGFCLINDLAVAAKYWMEESSQKRKVLIVDLDVHQGDGTAYIFREEPDVFTFSMHCGSNFPVRKQQSDLDVSLKDGLEDKMYLATVQAYLPSILDSFRPDLVLYDAGVDPHWDDELGKLRLTDQGLYQRDLFVIDTTVSRGIPVAAVIGGGYCNDTDRLALRHSILHRVAAQVWKKRSL